From Pseudopipra pipra isolate bDixPip1 chromosome 13, bDixPip1.hap1, whole genome shotgun sequence, a single genomic window includes:
- the MTMR8 gene encoding myotubularin-related protein 8 isoform X1 has translation MEHISTPKVENVKLLDRYANRKVANGTLYLTATHLIYVEASAEVRKETWILHHHIASVEKLPLTTAGYPLLIHCKNFHVAHFVLGQERDCHDVFTSLLKLSQPVKPEELYAFSYNPKMSKENREIGWKLIDLKLDYQRMGIPNDYWEITDVNKDYEVCSTYPPEIVVPRAASKAVVMGSSKFRSRGRIPVLSYLYKENNAALCRCSQPLAGFSARCLEDEQMLQAIREANPGSPFMWLYFICACMSVKSFGILLLFLSHHLNAMANRAAGKGYENEDNYENIRFKFIGIENIHVMRSSLQKLLEVCEMKSPSMSDFLTGLENSGWLRHIKAVMDAGVFLAKAVREEKASVLVHCSDGWDRTAQVCSLAGLLLDPFYRTFKGFMVLIEKEWIAMGHKFSHRCGHLDGDPKEVSPVFTQFVECVWQLMQQFPCSFEFNERFLLEIHDHVYSCQFGNFLGTCHKEREDLKIFEKTHSLWPFLLQRKQELRNPLYRGFTAYKELQPNTLPFSFQFWCGMYNRFDKGMHPKQCVLDHLLSCMSQKVQLEDDASELENKLPFLDGPLPGEASSFPRAGHAAPKAPVPNTPQNYGGAAPPVLSNGTSPGAGGSAVDQKHKENLSHHHQDLGASTEVSDGNAQHQ, from the exons ATGGAGCACATCAGCACCCCAAAG GTCGAGAACGTGAAGTTGCTGGATCGCTACGCGAACAGGAAGGTGGCCAATGGGACATTGTACCTGACAGCCACACACCTGATCTACGTGGAGGCTTCTGCTGAAGTCAGGAAGGAAACATGG ATCCTGCATCACCACATTGCAAGTGTGGAGAAGCTGCCCCTGACCACAGCTGGGTACCCCCTGCTTATCCACTGCAAGAACTTCCACGTGGCTCACTTTGTCCTGGGGCAGGAGCGGGACTGCCACGATGtgttcacctccctgctcaagctcTCACAGCCAG tGAAACCTGAAGAACTTTATGCTTTCTCTTACAATCCTAAAATGTCTAAAGAGAACCGGGAAATTGGGTGGAAACTAATTGATTTAAAACTGGATTACCAGCGCATGGGAATTCCAAACGACTACTGGGAAATAACGGATGTTAACAAGGACTACGAG GTTTGCAGCACATACCCTCCAGAAATCGTGGTGCCTCGAGCTGCCTCCAAGGCAGTGGTGATGGGAAGTTCAAAGTTCAGAAGCCGAGGGCGGATTCCGGTGCTTTCTTACTTGTATAAGGAAAACAAT GCTGCCCTGTGCCGCTGCAGTCAGCCCCTGGCCGGGTTCAGCGCACGCTGCCTGGAGGACGAGCAGATGCTCCAGGCCATCCGAGAGGCCAACCCCGGGAGCCCCTTCAT GTGGCTTTATTTCATCTGTGCATGTATGTCTGTGAAAAGCTTTGGAATTCTCTTACTATTTCTATCCCACCAT TTGAATGCCATGGCCAACcgagctgctgggaagggctaTGAGAACGAGGACAACTATGAGAACATTCGCTTCAAATTCATTGGCATAGAGAACATTCATGTGATGAGGAGCAGCCTGCAGAAACTCCTGGAAG TGTGTGAAATGAAATCCCCCTCCATGAGCGACTTCCTCACTGGGCTGGAGAACTCGGGTTGGTTACGGCACATCAAGGCTGTCATGGATGCAGGTGTCTTCCTTGCCAAG GCTGTGAGGGAGGAGAAGGCCAGTGTCCTGGTGCACTGCTCCGACGGGTGGGATCGCACAGCCCAGGTCTGCTCCCTGGCTGGGCTCCTCTTGGACCCCTTCTACAGGACCTTCAAAGGCTTCATG GTTCTGATAGAAAAGGAGTGGATTGCAATGGGCCACAAGTTCTCCCACAG GTGTGGCCACTTGGATGGGGACCCCAAGGAGGTGTCCCCCGTGTTCACCCAGTTTGTGGAGTGTGTCTGGCAGCTCATGCAGCAGTTCCCCTGCTCCTTTGAGTTCAATGAGAGGTTCCTTCTGGAAATCCATGACCATGTTTACTCCTGCCAGTTTGGCAACTTCCTTGGGACCTGCCACAAGGAGCGTGAAGATCTCAA AATCTTTGAGAAGACCCATTCTCTGTGGCCTTTCCTCTTACAGAGGAAGCAGGAATTGAGAAATCCTTTGTACAGAGGGTTTACAGCTTACAAAGAACTTCAACCAAACACACTGCCTTTCAGTTTCCA GTTTTGGTGTGGGATGTACAATCGCTTTGACAAAGGGATGCACCCAAAACAGTGTGTGTTGGATCATCTGCTGAGCTGCATGAGCCAGAAGGTGCAGCTGGAGGACGATGCATCTGAACTGGAAAAC AAACTTCCTTTCCTTGACGGTCCTTTGCCTGGTGAagcttcctccttccccagagCAGGACATGCTGCTCCCAAAGCCCCCGTGCCCAACACTCCTCAGAACTATGGAGGGGCAGcaccccctgtgctgagcaACGGGAcctcccctggggctgggggctcagctGTGGACCAGAAGCACAAAGAGAACCTGTCTCACCACCACCAGGATCTTGGTGCCTCCACGGAGGTGTCGGACGGGAATGCTCAGCACCAGTGA
- the MTMR8 gene encoding myotubularin-related protein 8 isoform X2, translating into MEHISTPKVENVKLLDRYANRKVANGTLYLTATHLIYVEASAEVRKETWILHHHIASVEKLPLTTAGYPLLIHCKNFHVAHFVLGQERDCHDVFTSLLKLSQPVKPEELYAFSYNPKMSKENREIGWKLIDLKLDYQRMGIPNDYWEITDVNKDYEVCSTYPPEIVVPRAASKAVVMGSSKFRSRGRIPVLSYLYKENNAALCRCSQPLAGFSARCLEDEQMLQAIREANPGSPFMYVVDTRPKLNAMANRAAGKGYENEDNYENIRFKFIGIENIHVMRSSLQKLLEVCEMKSPSMSDFLTGLENSGWLRHIKAVMDAGVFLAKAVREEKASVLVHCSDGWDRTAQVCSLAGLLLDPFYRTFKGFMVLIEKEWIAMGHKFSHRCGHLDGDPKEVSPVFTQFVECVWQLMQQFPCSFEFNERFLLEIHDHVYSCQFGNFLGTCHKEREDLKIFEKTHSLWPFLLQRKQELRNPLYRGFTAYKELQPNTLPFSFQFWCGMYNRFDKGMHPKQCVLDHLLSCMSQKVQLEDDASELENKLPFLDGPLPGEASSFPRAGHAAPKAPVPNTPQNYGGAAPPVLSNGTSPGAGGSAVDQKHKENLSHHHQDLGASTEVSDGNAQHQ; encoded by the exons ATGGAGCACATCAGCACCCCAAAG GTCGAGAACGTGAAGTTGCTGGATCGCTACGCGAACAGGAAGGTGGCCAATGGGACATTGTACCTGACAGCCACACACCTGATCTACGTGGAGGCTTCTGCTGAAGTCAGGAAGGAAACATGG ATCCTGCATCACCACATTGCAAGTGTGGAGAAGCTGCCCCTGACCACAGCTGGGTACCCCCTGCTTATCCACTGCAAGAACTTCCACGTGGCTCACTTTGTCCTGGGGCAGGAGCGGGACTGCCACGATGtgttcacctccctgctcaagctcTCACAGCCAG tGAAACCTGAAGAACTTTATGCTTTCTCTTACAATCCTAAAATGTCTAAAGAGAACCGGGAAATTGGGTGGAAACTAATTGATTTAAAACTGGATTACCAGCGCATGGGAATTCCAAACGACTACTGGGAAATAACGGATGTTAACAAGGACTACGAG GTTTGCAGCACATACCCTCCAGAAATCGTGGTGCCTCGAGCTGCCTCCAAGGCAGTGGTGATGGGAAGTTCAAAGTTCAGAAGCCGAGGGCGGATTCCGGTGCTTTCTTACTTGTATAAGGAAAACAAT GCTGCCCTGTGCCGCTGCAGTCAGCCCCTGGCCGGGTTCAGCGCACGCTGCCTGGAGGACGAGCAGATGCTCCAGGCCATCCGAGAGGCCAACCCCGGGAGCCCCTTCATGTATGTTGTAGACACAAGGCCAAAG TTGAATGCCATGGCCAACcgagctgctgggaagggctaTGAGAACGAGGACAACTATGAGAACATTCGCTTCAAATTCATTGGCATAGAGAACATTCATGTGATGAGGAGCAGCCTGCAGAAACTCCTGGAAG TGTGTGAAATGAAATCCCCCTCCATGAGCGACTTCCTCACTGGGCTGGAGAACTCGGGTTGGTTACGGCACATCAAGGCTGTCATGGATGCAGGTGTCTTCCTTGCCAAG GCTGTGAGGGAGGAGAAGGCCAGTGTCCTGGTGCACTGCTCCGACGGGTGGGATCGCACAGCCCAGGTCTGCTCCCTGGCTGGGCTCCTCTTGGACCCCTTCTACAGGACCTTCAAAGGCTTCATG GTTCTGATAGAAAAGGAGTGGATTGCAATGGGCCACAAGTTCTCCCACAG GTGTGGCCACTTGGATGGGGACCCCAAGGAGGTGTCCCCCGTGTTCACCCAGTTTGTGGAGTGTGTCTGGCAGCTCATGCAGCAGTTCCCCTGCTCCTTTGAGTTCAATGAGAGGTTCCTTCTGGAAATCCATGACCATGTTTACTCCTGCCAGTTTGGCAACTTCCTTGGGACCTGCCACAAGGAGCGTGAAGATCTCAA AATCTTTGAGAAGACCCATTCTCTGTGGCCTTTCCTCTTACAGAGGAAGCAGGAATTGAGAAATCCTTTGTACAGAGGGTTTACAGCTTACAAAGAACTTCAACCAAACACACTGCCTTTCAGTTTCCA GTTTTGGTGTGGGATGTACAATCGCTTTGACAAAGGGATGCACCCAAAACAGTGTGTGTTGGATCATCTGCTGAGCTGCATGAGCCAGAAGGTGCAGCTGGAGGACGATGCATCTGAACTGGAAAAC AAACTTCCTTTCCTTGACGGTCCTTTGCCTGGTGAagcttcctccttccccagagCAGGACATGCTGCTCCCAAAGCCCCCGTGCCCAACACTCCTCAGAACTATGGAGGGGCAGcaccccctgtgctgagcaACGGGAcctcccctggggctgggggctcagctGTGGACCAGAAGCACAAAGAGAACCTGTCTCACCACCACCAGGATCTTGGTGCCTCCACGGAGGTGTCGGACGGGAATGCTCAGCACCAGTGA